The Paraburkholderia sp. ZP32-5 genome window below encodes:
- a CDS encoding TIR domain-containing protein — MPTRSPEVIERGIGRLQERIDALTSLDVQALKNEIMPPELAALSAAIADTLERCFGKETTAYRRYKPATALRPLKSKSYSNEFYFRQEVRENCVRSVALLQDAQRALREDIEDAKHVAPEQIFPSTTLSRRVFVVHGHDDGAREAVARFLEKIGFEAIILHEQANQGRTVIEKIEAQGNVRFAVVLLTPDDVGRSVKEDELRPRARQNVLLELGYFIGKLGRDKVCALKRGDVDIPSDFAGVVWEKMDDGNGWKLSLAKELKAAGHDVDLNKAF, encoded by the coding sequence ATGCCCACTCGTTCACCTGAAGTCATCGAGCGCGGGATCGGACGCCTGCAGGAACGAATCGACGCGCTTACATCACTCGATGTCCAGGCTCTAAAGAACGAAATCATGCCTCCTGAACTGGCTGCACTGTCGGCGGCAATCGCGGACACGCTTGAGCGATGTTTCGGCAAGGAGACTACGGCGTATCGACGCTACAAGCCGGCGACCGCACTGAGGCCTTTAAAGTCCAAAAGCTACAGCAATGAGTTTTATTTCCGGCAAGAGGTCCGAGAAAATTGCGTGCGTTCCGTGGCGCTTTTGCAGGACGCACAGCGAGCGCTTCGCGAAGATATCGAGGACGCCAAGCATGTAGCACCGGAGCAGATTTTTCCTTCGACGACTCTTTCCCGCCGCGTATTCGTGGTTCACGGTCACGACGATGGCGCCCGGGAAGCGGTCGCACGTTTTCTAGAAAAGATCGGCTTCGAGGCGATCATCCTGCACGAACAGGCCAACCAGGGGCGCACGGTCATCGAAAAGATCGAGGCGCAAGGCAATGTGAGATTCGCCGTCGTCCTGTTGACGCCAGACGACGTAGGCCGCAGCGTCAAGGAAGACGAACTGAGGCCACGGGCGCGGCAGAACGTGCTGCTCGAGCTGGGCTACTTCATTGGCAAGCTTGGTCGGGACAAAGTCTGCGCGCTCAAACGCGGCGATGTCGACATTCCCAGTGATTTCGCCGGCGTCGTCTGGGAAAAGATGGACGACGGAAACGGCTGGAAACTGTCCTTGGCCAAAGAGCTCAAGGCAGCTGGCCACGATGTCGATCTGAACAAGGCGTTTTAG
- a CDS encoding tyrosine-type recombinase/integrase, producing the protein MGQLVVFDALSVPTLVVAAGERAGIRFLEFFASAIRNPHTRRAYGRAAGDFLAWCAGAGVPSIAALQPLHVAAWIELQTQTHSAPTVKQQLAAIRHLFDWLVTGQIVPHNPAASVRGPAHSARTGATPVLETTEARQLLDSIDVTTPIGLRDRALIALMVFSFARVGAALAMRVDDVYVQNRRLWVRLHEKGGKVHAMPCHHTLEAYLHAYLDGTGIASDPKGPLFRTIGRGTGQLSGTPLPQANAYAMVRRRALAAGIGTAIGNHTFRATGITAYLKNGGTLENAAAMANHASTRTTQLYDRRRDDLTLDEVERIHL; encoded by the coding sequence GTGGGCCAGCTCGTCGTGTTCGATGCTCTATCCGTACCAACGCTTGTCGTTGCTGCAGGCGAGCGTGCGGGTATCCGTTTTCTCGAATTTTTCGCATCGGCGATCCGCAATCCGCACACGCGGCGTGCGTATGGGCGGGCGGCGGGGGATTTTCTCGCCTGGTGCGCCGGCGCCGGCGTGCCGTCGATCGCCGCCCTGCAGCCGCTGCATGTGGCCGCGTGGATCGAGCTGCAGACGCAGACCCATTCGGCGCCGACCGTCAAGCAGCAGCTCGCGGCGATCCGCCACCTGTTCGACTGGCTCGTCACCGGCCAGATCGTCCCGCACAATCCGGCCGCGTCGGTGCGCGGGCCTGCGCATTCAGCCCGCACCGGCGCCACGCCGGTGCTCGAGACGACCGAGGCGCGGCAGCTGCTCGACAGCATCGATGTGACCACGCCGATCGGGCTGCGGGACCGGGCGCTGATTGCGCTGATGGTGTTTTCGTTCGCGCGGGTGGGCGCGGCGCTCGCGATGCGCGTCGACGACGTCTACGTGCAGAACCGGCGCCTGTGGGTGCGGCTGCACGAAAAGGGCGGCAAGGTGCACGCGATGCCGTGCCACCACACGCTCGAGGCGTATCTGCATGCGTATCTCGACGGCACCGGCATCGCCAGCGACCCGAAGGGGCCGCTGTTCCGCACGATCGGGCGCGGCACCGGGCAGCTAAGCGGTACGCCGCTGCCGCAGGCGAACGCCTATGCGATGGTGCGACGTCGCGCACTCGCGGCCGGCATTGGCACGGCCATCGGCAACCACACGTTCCGCGCGACTGGCATCACCGCCTACCTGAAGAATGGCGGCACGCTCGAGAACGCCGCGGCGATGGCGAACCATGCGTCGACGCGTACCACGCAGCTCTATGACCGGCGTCGCGATGACCTCACCCTGGACGAGGTGGAGCGGATCCATCTCTGA